The DNA window GGAGGCCCGCTTGAGCGCGTCGATCATGATCAGGTGCTCCATCACCCAGGTGTTGATCGGAGCCGGGTGGGACTGCAGCACGAAGACGTCGGTGCCGCGCACGGACTCCCCGTAGCGCACGTAGATCTCGCCGTTGGCGAAGTCCCAGGCGTCCATCGGCAGGACCTCGACGCCGAGCTCGTCGGCGACCTCCTGCGCGAGGACGGGGTGGGCCCGTCCGGAGGCGAGGACGAGGCGCTTCTCCCCGGTGGTGACGATTCCGCTCATCGCTGCTCGTGCTCCTTGTGCTCATCGGCGGCAGTGTCTGCAGGCGTCCTGGCAACGGACCCATCGTCGGCGCCGAGGGCTGCACGGGCAGCGGCCTCGGCCGCGGTCCCCGCACGGCGTCGCAGGGTCCATCCTTCCATGTTCCGCTGCGAGACGGCGTTGACGCCCAGCGCTCCGGCGGGGACGTCCTTGCGGACGGTGGTGCCGGCGCCCGTCGCGGCCCCGTCACCGATGGTGACCGGCGCCACCAGCACGTTGTCGGAGCCGACACGGACGTGGCGCCCGACCGTGGTGCGGTGCTTGTTCACGCCGTCGTAGTTCGCGACGATCGTGCCGGCGCCGATGTTGGTGCCCTCACCGATCTCGGCATCGCCCACGTAGCTCAGGTGCGGGACCTTCGCCCCCTCGCCGATGCGGGCGTTCTTGGTCTCGACGAAGCCGCCGATCTTGCCCTTGCTCCCGAGGTCCGTCCCGGCCCGCAGGTAGGAGAACGGGCCGACGGTCGCCCCGGCGCCGATCACGGCGAGCAGCGCATGGGAGCGGACCACCTCGGCGCCGGCGCCCACCTCGGTGTCGCGCAGGGTCGAGTCCGGGCCGATCACGGCCTCCGCGCCGACGTCGGTGGCGCCGTGGAGCTGGACGCCGGGGAGGATCACGGCGTCCTGCCCGATCGTGACGTCGGCGTCGATCCAGGTGGTGGCGGGATCCACGAGCGTGACCCCGGCGCGCATGTGGCGCTCCAGGATGCGGCGGTTCATCTCGGCGCCGAGCTGGGCGAGCTGGACGCGGTCGTTCACGCCCTCGACGATCATCACGTCCTCGGTGACCACGGCCCGCACGGAGCGGCCGTCGGCCCGGGCGATGGACAGGACATCGGTGAGGTACATCTCGCCCTGGGCGTTGTCCGTGCCGATCCGGCCGAGGGCGTCGCGCAGCACGGCGAGGTCGAAGGCGTAGATGCCGGAGTTGATCTCGTCGATCGCGAGCTGGGTCTCGTCGGCGTCCTTGTGCTCGACGATGCCGAGCACCTCGGAGCCGTCCTCGCTGCGCAGGATGCGGCCGTAGCCGGTGGGGTCGGGCACACGGGCGCTGAGCACGGTGGCGGCGGCACCTGCCGCTTCATGGGCCTGGACCAGCTCGCGCAGGGTGGCGGGGTCCAGCAGCGGCACGTCGCCGTAGGTGACGAGCACCGTGCCCTCGCTCGCGGTGACCTTCTCGAGGCCGCACTGCACGGCACGACCGGTCCCGGGGACCTCGTCCTGGTCGGCGACGACGACCTCGGAGGCATGCTCGGCGAGATGCTCGGCGACGCGCTCCCGCTCGTGGCGGAGCACGACCACCAGCTCGGCGGGGCCCGTGCCCTCGGCGGCCGTGACGGCGTGCACGAGGAGCGATCTGCCCCCGATCTCGTGGAGGACCTTGGGCCTCCTGGACTTCATCCGGGTCCCGGCTCCTGCGGCCAGCACGATCACGGCGGCAGGGGCTGCGGTCTCTTCGATTCCCACGTCAGCGGCTCCTCGAGGTCTTCGACGGGTG is part of the Brachybacterium ginsengisoli genome and encodes:
- the glmU gene encoding bifunctional UDP-N-acetylglucosamine diphosphorylase/glucosamine-1-phosphate N-acetyltransferase GlmU codes for the protein MGIEETAAPAAVIVLAAGAGTRMKSRRPKVLHEIGGRSLLVHAVTAAEGTGPAELVVVLRHERERVAEHLAEHASEVVVADQDEVPGTGRAVQCGLEKVTASEGTVLVTYGDVPLLDPATLRELVQAHEAAGAAATVLSARVPDPTGYGRILRSEDGSEVLGIVEHKDADETQLAIDEINSGIYAFDLAVLRDALGRIGTDNAQGEMYLTDVLSIARADGRSVRAVVTEDVMIVEGVNDRVQLAQLGAEMNRRILERHMRAGVTLVDPATTWIDADVTIGQDAVILPGVQLHGATDVGAEAVIGPDSTLRDTEVGAGAEVVRSHALLAVIGAGATVGPFSYLRAGTDLGSKGKIGGFVETKNARIGEGAKVPHLSYVGDAEIGEGTNIGAGTIVANYDGVNKHRTTVGRHVRVGSDNVLVAPVTIGDGAATGAGTTVRKDVPAGALGVNAVSQRNMEGWTLRRRAGTAAEAAARAALGADDGSVARTPADTAADEHKEHEQR